A single Triticum dicoccoides isolate Atlit2015 ecotype Zavitan chromosome 2A, WEW_v2.0, whole genome shotgun sequence DNA region contains:
- the LOC119357085 gene encoding BTB/POZ domain-containing protein At1g50280-like — protein MDDACDLKVRVNGRHTLLLHQSVVCAFSGRLRAMAAREKKGKMTRVRPGRGGAEALMSIELDGFPGGGEGFELVARFCYGDGRLPPLRPADVPLLHCAAEFLEMTEEVRAGNLLAQAEAFVDDGLCYWTWADLLAAVKSCESFAADASGAGLQEKLLSALFSRIDAGAETPKSNCSTSSTCSSSSQDTVGGCPSSAAKTPESVKPSCLSGGREWWYDDVASLSPPTVEKAMKLLGCYGADNRNLTLTRFLLHYLRRAATLRKSDDSGGSALACLADTAVHGVALAGGGTAFSCRGLFSALRTVSAAGLSRECRRRLETLVGRMLDQATLDDLLVSGDGGGVYDVSLVMRLVRVFVSSVEEDGSPSSSQRMRKAGRLVDKYLAEISPDQGLRVSRFLAVAESLPDSARDCYDGVYRALDIYLESHAELTVEERTTLCRCLNYEKLTLEACKDLARNRRIPPRIAVQALSLQRPPNSLQSPLSSPTPKRVVSDDEKEKETLRLNLRRMQGRVAELEMVCKEMRGKTRLSPRAVAKGNKVLGGRGLPWMC, from the exons ATGGACGACGCCTGTGACCTCAAGGTGCGCGTCAATGGCCGCCACACGCTCCTTCTCCACCAG AGCGTCGTGTGCGCCTTCTCTGGGCGGCTGAGGGCGATGGCGGCGCGGGAGAAGAAGGGGAAGATGACGAGGGTGAGGCCGGGCAGAGGAGGGGCGGAGGCGTTGATGTCCATCGAGCTCGACGGCTTCCCGGGAGGCGGCGAGGGGTTCGAGCTCGTGGCGCGCTTCTGCTACGGCGATGGCCGCCTCCCGCCGCTCCGCCCCGCCGACGTCCCGCTCCTGCACTGCGCCGCGGAGTTCTTGGAGATGACGGAGGAGGTGCGCGCCGGCAACCTCCTCGCACAGGCCGAGGCCTTCGTGGACGACGGGCTCTGCTACTGGACGTGGGCCGACCTTCTCGCCGCCGTCAAGTCCTGCGAGTCCTTTGCCGCCGACGCCTCGGGGGCGGGGCTCCAAGAGAAGCTCCTCTCCGCTCTGTTCTCCAGGATCGACGCGGGCGCGGAGACGCCCAAGTCTAACTGCTCCACGTCgtcgacgtgctcgtcctcctcgcaggACACGGTCGGCGGCTGCCCGTCGTCCGCGGCCAAGACGCCGGAGTCGGTGAAGCCGTCGTGCCTGAGCGGCGGCCGGGAGTGGTGGTACGACGACGTGGCGTCGCTGTCCCCGCCGACCGTCGAGAAGGCCATGAAACTGCTCGGCTGCTACGGCGCCGACAACAGGAACCTGACGCTGACGCGGTTCCTGCTGCACTACCTCCGCCGCGCCGCCACGCTCCGCAAGTCCGACGACTCGGGCGGCAGCGCCCTCGCCTGCCTGGCCGACACGGCCGTGCACGGCGTGGCGCTGGCCGGCGGCGGCACGGCGTTCTCCTGCCGCGGCCTCTTCTCGGCGCTGCGGACCGTGTCGGCAGCGGGGCTGAGCAGGGAGTGCAGGCGCAGGCTGGAGACGCTGGTGGGGCGGATGCTGGACCAGGCCACGCTCGACGACCTCCTCgtgtccggcgacggcggcggtgtgTACGACGTGAGCCTGGTCATGCGGCTCGTGAGGGTGTTCGTGAGCTCCGTCGAGGAGGACGGCTCGCCGTCGTCGTCGCAGAGGATGAGGAAGGCGGGGAGGCTGGTGGACAAGTACCTGGCGGAGATCTCGCCGGACCAGGGGCTGCGGGTGTCCCGGTTCCTCGCCGTCGCCGAGAGCCTGCCGGACTCCGCCAGGGACTGCTATGACGGTGTGTACAGGGCACTGGACATCTACCTGGAG TCTCACGCAGAGCTGACTGTCGAGGAGCGCACGACGTTGTGCCGGTGCCTCAACTACGAGAAGCTGACCCTCGAGGCGTGCAAGGACCTGGCGAGGAACCGGCGGATCCCACCGAGGATCGCCGTGCAAGCATTGTCCTTGCAGCGGCCACCCAATTCGCTCCAGAGCCCCTTGTCGTCGCCTACACCGAAGCGGGTCGTGTCTGACGACGAGAAggagaaggagacgctgaggctaaACCTACGGCGGATGCAAGGCCGGGTGGCGGAGCTGGAGATGGTGTGCAAAGAAATGAGAGGGAAGACGAGGTTATCGCCCCGGGCTGTGGCCAAGGGCAACAAGGTCTTGGGTGGCAGGGGCTTGCCTTGGATGTGCTAG